A portion of the Microbulbifer agarilyticus genome contains these proteins:
- the modC gene encoding molybdenum ABC transporter ATP-binding protein, producing MAHSSIKSSTGNQINNLASAPAATNTIDGRFYLPFTRGRRQADFLLDVDFSIPGSGVTGIFGPSGSGKTTLLRCIAGLQPCTQSHLRVNGETWQSADTGAITLPVHKRPIGYVFQQPSLFPHLTAEGNLAFARKRATQPVRAEDYDEIIQLMDLSGLLDARPESLSGGEQQRVAIARALLVKPQLLLMDEPLAALDLARKRDILPYLERLHQSFDIPILYVSHSVEEIARLADYLLLMEDGRIQQAGAAPALLSRTDFPVQLGDDLGVLLEADVIERDTQWNLLRARFDGGDLWLRDSGEAPGERIRIRVLARDVSLTRTEDTDSSILNRLPMRVVDITADKDPAMVLVRMTPRATPISDNQGFITARVTRRSQDALGLAAGEEVWAQIKSVAIVR from the coding sequence ATGGCCCATAGCTCGATCAAAAGCTCTACCGGAAACCAAATAAACAATTTGGCCAGTGCGCCTGCGGCGACCAATACCATCGACGGTCGGTTTTATCTGCCGTTCACCCGTGGCCGACGACAAGCCGATTTTCTTCTGGATGTGGATTTTTCCATACCCGGTAGTGGTGTCACCGGTATTTTCGGCCCTTCTGGCTCCGGAAAAACCACCCTGTTGCGCTGCATCGCCGGCTTACAGCCCTGTACGCAGAGCCACCTCCGGGTAAATGGAGAGACTTGGCAATCCGCCGACACTGGCGCAATAACCCTGCCGGTACACAAACGCCCAATTGGTTATGTATTCCAGCAGCCGAGTCTGTTTCCGCACCTGACTGCCGAGGGAAATCTCGCATTTGCGCGCAAGCGGGCAACACAACCGGTTCGCGCAGAAGACTATGACGAGATCATCCAGTTGATGGATTTGAGCGGCCTGCTCGACGCCCGCCCGGAATCGCTCTCCGGTGGCGAACAGCAGCGCGTCGCCATTGCACGTGCGCTACTGGTTAAACCGCAACTCTTGTTAATGGACGAGCCACTGGCGGCGTTAGATCTCGCGCGCAAGCGCGACATTCTCCCCTATCTGGAAAGGCTCCATCAGTCGTTCGATATTCCTATTCTGTACGTCAGCCATTCCGTCGAGGAGATTGCACGCCTTGCCGATTATTTGTTGTTGATGGAAGACGGCCGTATTCAGCAAGCTGGTGCGGCCCCCGCATTGCTTTCACGCACAGATTTTCCGGTGCAACTGGGAGATGACCTGGGTGTGTTACTGGAGGCGGATGTAATCGAACGAGATACCCAATGGAACTTGTTACGTGCACGCTTTGACGGCGGCGACCTGTGGTTACGGGATAGCGGCGAGGCCCCGGGTGAACGTATCCGGATAAGAGTTTTGGCGCGGGACGTCAGCCTCACCCGTACCGAAGACACAGACTCGAGCATCCTCAACCGGCTGCCAATGCGGGTGGTCGATATCACAGCCGACAAAGATCCAGCCATGGTGCTGGTACGTATGACCCCACGTGCCACACCCATATCCGACAACCAAGGGTTCATTACCGCGAGGGTCACGCGACGCTCGCAGGATGCACTAGGCTTGGCGGCCGGTGAAGAGGTGTGGGCACAGATTAAATCGGTGGCGATTGTGCGCTAG
- the modB gene encoding molybdate ABC transporter permease subunit has translation MLSDNDLAAIWLTLKLATTVTLLLMILGTPLAYWLAKTRSWWKGPVSALVTLPLVLPPTVLGFYLLIFMGPQGPLGKLTESLGLGTLPFTFPGLVIASLLYSLPFVVQPIQNAIEAQGQRPAEVAATLRAGPWDSFWHVTLPLAKPGLITAAVLGFAHTVGEFGVILMIGGNIPGVTKVVSIQIYDHVEALEYTQAHWLSAAMLIFSFSVLLALYVLQRRKTAGGWRYGP, from the coding sequence ATGCTAAGTGATAATGATCTCGCGGCAATTTGGTTGACACTAAAGCTCGCAACAACGGTGACACTGTTGTTGATGATCCTCGGCACACCGCTGGCCTATTGGCTGGCAAAAACACGGTCTTGGTGGAAAGGTCCGGTGAGTGCGCTTGTCACCCTGCCCCTGGTGCTTCCACCAACAGTGCTCGGGTTTTATTTGCTCATCTTTATGGGCCCGCAGGGCCCGCTGGGAAAACTCACTGAATCCTTGGGGCTTGGGACGCTGCCGTTCACCTTTCCCGGGCTGGTCATTGCTTCATTGCTGTATTCGCTACCGTTTGTGGTGCAACCGATCCAAAACGCGATTGAAGCTCAGGGACAGCGCCCGGCCGAGGTAGCCGCTACTTTGCGCGCAGGCCCGTGGGATAGCTTTTGGCACGTCACGCTGCCGCTGGCCAAGCCCGGCCTGATCACGGCCGCGGTGCTGGGGTTTGCCCATACAGTGGGCGAGTTTGGTGTAATCCTGATGATTGGTGGCAACATCCCCGGGGTCACCAAGGTGGTTTCCATCCAGATTTACGACCACGTTGAGGCTCTCGAATACACCCAGGCCCACTGGCTTTCTGCGGCCATGCTCATCTTTTCGTTTTCCGTGCTACTGGCCCTGTACGTCTTGCAGCGACGCAAAACTGCCGGAGGATGGCGCTATGGCCCATAG
- the modA gene encoding molybdate ABC transporter substrate-binding protein has translation MQGTPALPPSFRRLLRALCGVLAAFYSCFSAAGEITIAVASNFAAPMRDIAAAFERVSGEHRLRLAFGSSGKLYAQVYHGAPFDAFFSADQDKVNRLIARDLAVSNSRLTYALGQLALWSADSALIDEGPAVLAGDRFRKLAIANPKLAPYGVAAMETLTALEFEQTTRGRRVLGENIAQAFQFVASGNAQLGLIALSQVYRDGKITGGSSWLVPQALYRPIRQDAVILRNISAGPPERVAATKAFWAFLRSPKARSIIESYGYLTNAANPEPPTTSTKEVRDAK, from the coding sequence GTGCAGGGAACGCCAGCCCTCCCCCCTTCTTTTCGTCGCTTGCTGCGAGCGCTTTGCGGCGTGCTGGCCGCCTTCTATTCATGTTTCAGCGCTGCTGGCGAGATCACGATTGCCGTAGCCTCCAACTTTGCGGCCCCCATGCGAGACATTGCGGCCGCCTTTGAGCGGGTATCCGGCGAACATCGGTTGCGCCTCGCGTTTGGCTCCTCCGGAAAGCTGTATGCGCAGGTATACCACGGTGCCCCCTTCGACGCTTTTTTCTCTGCAGACCAGGACAAGGTCAATCGTTTGATCGCGCGCGACCTTGCCGTTAGCAATAGCCGTCTTACTTATGCCCTGGGTCAACTGGCTCTGTGGTCTGCAGATAGTGCACTGATTGACGAAGGTCCAGCTGTGCTGGCCGGTGATCGCTTTCGCAAGCTCGCAATCGCCAATCCGAAGCTTGCTCCCTATGGGGTTGCCGCGATGGAAACCTTGACCGCGCTAGAGTTTGAACAGACCACCCGTGGCCGCCGTGTGCTCGGAGAAAATATTGCCCAAGCGTTCCAGTTCGTGGCGAGTGGCAACGCGCAGTTGGGTTTGATTGCCCTTTCCCAAGTCTACCGGGATGGCAAAATCACCGGAGGCTCATCCTGGCTGGTACCGCAGGCGCTGTACCGACCGATCCGCCAAGACGCCGTGATACTCAGAAATATAAGTGCAGGCCCACCCGAGCGAGTAGCTGCGACCAAGGCATTCTGGGCATTTCTCCGCAGCCCGAAAGCTCGCTCAATCATTGAGTCATACGGCTATCTTACAAACGCAGCCAACCCCGAACCTCCCACCACCTCCACTAAGGAGGTGCGCGATGCTAAGTGA